Below is a window of Terriglobus sp. RCC_193 DNA.
CGACAAGCCCAAGGGTGCGTGGAAGACTACCGCACACGCTCGCTCAAGCGGTCCACAAGCGTTGTCACTGCACCGTTATCAATCACGACAGCAGCACGTTGCACGCCCTCAGCCAGATTCTGTACGACATCCGCCACCTGCAGCACAGCCGCCGCATTCAGCAACACAATATCCCGTCGCGGCCCTGTCTCTCCTGCAAAGATGCTGCGCAGAATCGCGGCATTCTCTGCCGCATCGCCACCGGCCAAAGGATCGTCTGTAGCCTGCAATCCCGCACTCTCCGGTGTCACTGTGTAACGGCGTATGCTGCTCCCCTTCACCTCTGTGACGATGCTCTCTCCGGAGAGCGACAACTCATCCAGACCACCCGCGCCATGCACCACCAGCGCATGATGCATGTGGCCGCTATGGGCCAGCGCATGGGCCACGTGATCCACCGCCTCGGCAGAGTACACACCCAGCACCTGACGCTTTGCTCCCGCCGGATTGGTCATCGGTCCCAGCAGGTTGAATACCGTTCGGAACGGTAACGCCCGTCGCACCGGTGCGACGATTTTCATAGCCGGATGCATCCTCGGCGCCAGTAGAAAAGCGAAACCATGCGCGTGCAACGCAGCCGTTGCCGACTCCGCCGTATGCTCTGTTTCAATGCCCAGCGCATGCAACACATCCGCGGACCCGCTGCGCGACGTAATGGCACGATTGCCATGTTTTGCAACGGTCACTCCCGCCGCCGCAGCCACCAGTGCCACCGCCGTGGAGATATTGAACGTTCCCGATCCATCACCGCCTGTACCGCACGTATCGACAGTGTTTTCGCGCTCTTCGTCACTCAGGGGCAACGTCGTTGCAGCACGTCGCATCGCCGCGTTGAAACCCGCCAACTCCTCTGCCGACTCGCCACGACGATGCAACGCCGTCAACAGAGCAGCCATCTCGCTCTCGTCAAACGCGCCGTTCAAAAGAGCGGTCAATAACTGTTCTGCGCCGTCAAAACGCAGCGTCTCGCCGTGGTGGACTACAGACTGAAAGAGATCGGTGGAAGCCATGCATCTCCATGGTCGCAGATGCGCGATGTAATCCGATAACCGAACACACGTGCGATATCCATTTACGTGTTTCATCGCGCTCCGCTACCATGAGCCGTGTTGAACCAAGAGCGCTTTGTCCCCGGACAAAACGCCGCTCCGGAGTTGTTCTGAACGATGAAGATTCACGAGTACCAGGCGAAAGAGATCCTGCGGAAATACGGCGTCCCCGTCCCCGAAGGCGAAATGGTCACCACGCTGGAAGAGGCCGACCGCGCAGCCAAGGGCCTGTTTGACGCGGGCAACCCCGTCGTTGTGGTCAAGGCGCAGATTCACGCAGGCGGTCGCGGCAAGGGCGGCGGCGTGAAGGTCACCAAGAACATCGACGCAGCCAACGAGGCGTCCAAGGCCATCCTCGGTATGCAGCTCATCACGCACCAGACCGGCCCCCAGGGCCAGAAGGTGCAGCGCCTGCTCATCGAACAGGGTTCCGCTATCGACCGCGAACTCTATCTCGGCGTCACGCTGGATCGCGGCAACGGCAAGCTCACCTTCATGGCATCGCGTGAAGGCGGCATGGAGATTGAAGAAGTCGCGCACGAGAATCCGGACGCCATCTACAAGGAAGCCATCGAGCCCGCGCTCGGCCTCCAACCCTGGCAGGCACGCAATCTCGCATTCAAGCTCGGCCTCGAAGGCTCGCAGATCAACCAGGCCGTCAGCTTCATGATGGGTCTGTACAAGGCCTACGTGGAAACGGATTGCTCGCTGCTTGAGATCAACCCGTTCGTCACCACCAAGGACGGCAAGCTGCTCGCGCTCGATTGCAAGATCAACTTCGACGACAATGCGATGTTCCGTCACAAGGACCTGAAGGAACTCCGCGACATCAGCGAAGAAGACCCGCTTGAAGTGGAAGCCAGCAAGGACTCGCTGAACTACATCCGCCTCGACGGCTCCATTGCCTGCATGGTGAACGGCGCTGGTCTCGCGATGGCGACGATGGACATCATCCAGTACAGCGGCGGCTCGCCTGCCAACTTCCTCGACGTAGGTGGCGGCGCAAACCAGCAGCAGATTGAAGCAGCCTTCGCCATCCTGCTCGCCGACCCGAACGTGAAGGCGATCTTCATCAACATCTTCGGCGGCATCCTGCGCGTGGACGTACTGGCAACCGCAGTCGTCGCAGCAGCGCGCAATCTGAATGTCACGCTTCCTCTCATCCTTCGTCTCGAAGGCACCAACGTCGAAGAAGGCCGCAAAATCCTTGCGGAGTCCGGCCTGAAGTATGCGGTAGGAGCGACGATGGCAGAAGCTGCAAAGCTGGCCGTGGAGGCAGCTCAGGGAACAGGGAACAGGGAACAGGGAACAGTGTGATTGGCGAATCCTATCGGGATCTCATCGTTTGGCAGAGAGCAGTCCAACTGAGCGTTGCTCTCTACAAGCTGACGGCGACATTTCCGAGGGAAGAGCTTTACGGCTTAACGAGCCAACTCCGGCGTGCCGGGGTGTCAGTAGCAAGCAATATCGCAGAAGGTTACGGTCGCAGGTCAACGGGAGAGTACAAGCAATTTCTCGGCATGGCTCGCGGGTCCAATATGGAAGTTCAAACGCAGTTGGTGATTGCAGGAGAGTTAGGTTTCGGAGACCCAGTGAAGTTCAAGGAATCAGAGTCACTCTCGCACGAAGTCGGAAAAATGCTCGTAGCGATGATGAACAAGATTTAGCCTCGAACCCTGTTCCCTGTTCCC
It encodes the following:
- the trpD gene encoding anthranilate phosphoribosyltransferase, with the protein product MASTDLFQSVVHHGETLRFDGAEQLLTALLNGAFDESEMAALLTALHRRGESAEELAGFNAAMRRAATTLPLSDEERENTVDTCGTGGDGSGTFNISTAVALVAAAAGVTVAKHGNRAITSRSGSADVLHALGIETEHTAESATAALHAHGFAFLLAPRMHPAMKIVAPVRRALPFRTVFNLLGPMTNPAGAKRQVLGVYSAEAVDHVAHALAHSGHMHHALVVHGAGGLDELSLSGESIVTEVKGSSIRRYTVTPESAGLQATDDPLAGGDAAENAAILRSIFAGETGPRRDIVLLNAAAVLQVADVVQNLAEGVQRAAVVIDNGAVTTLVDRLSERVR
- the sucC gene encoding ADP-forming succinate--CoA ligase subunit beta; protein product: MKIHEYQAKEILRKYGVPVPEGEMVTTLEEADRAAKGLFDAGNPVVVVKAQIHAGGRGKGGGVKVTKNIDAANEASKAILGMQLITHQTGPQGQKVQRLLIEQGSAIDRELYLGVTLDRGNGKLTFMASREGGMEIEEVAHENPDAIYKEAIEPALGLQPWQARNLAFKLGLEGSQINQAVSFMMGLYKAYVETDCSLLEINPFVTTKDGKLLALDCKINFDDNAMFRHKDLKELRDISEEDPLEVEASKDSLNYIRLDGSIACMVNGAGLAMATMDIIQYSGGSPANFLDVGGGANQQQIEAAFAILLADPNVKAIFINIFGGILRVDVLATAVVAAARNLNVTLPLILRLEGTNVEEGRKILAESGLKYAVGATMAEAAKLAVEAAQGTGNREQGTV
- a CDS encoding four helix bundle protein; this translates as MIGESYRDLIVWQRAVQLSVALYKLTATFPREELYGLTSQLRRAGVSVASNIAEGYGRRSTGEYKQFLGMARGSNMEVQTQLVIAGELGFGDPVKFKESESLSHEVGKMLVAMMNKI